The genomic interval ATGCGGGATTTAAGTCGTCAGATATTCCGCCAGGGATGAGAAAGGCCGACATCGGTGTGAATCACGCGGATCGCATTGTCGGTCTGCTGGATCACGGAAATGGTTCGCGTAACGCACGGTCGAAACATCGCTTCCGCGCTAATGTTGCGGGCCGGTTCCCACATGTTGTCGAGTGGATACTCATCCTTCGAGAACCAACGTGCCGCCAAGATCTCGGGCTCGTTGGCGATCGGTTCGACGATTTTGTCTAGTATAGCGATTAGGCATACATGCACTTGATTGATCGGCGTAACACTGATGACACCGTGCGCTAGGAAAAGATATGGATCGACGTTCACGCCGGTCTCTTCGCGAAGTTCGCGCGCCGCGGCCGCTTCGACGGATTCGCCGCGTTCGACGTATCCTCCAGGCAGAGCCCACTTTCCTTTGTAGGGGTCAGCGCCGCGCTGGATCAGCAGTAGCTTGTCTTCGGCATACACGGCCGCGAGCGTCAGTACGTCCGGGTTGTCGTAACGAATGGCGCCGCAGGACACACACCGCAGGTGCGCCGGCTGCTCCTCACTCTGAGGATAGCCGCTCCCGCATTGAGAGCAATACCGGTGCGTGATCATGCAGAACCCTTGTCACCTTGCGCTCTCGCGCCGGCTGCCGCGCTTACTTTGGCGATACTGCTCGCGGGCCTGTGGTAGCAAGACCGAGAAAGTGGTGCGCTGCGCGCAGGCAATGCGTCGGCTATCCACGACTGACAGGCTTGATGAAACGTTCCGGGGGTTAATTGCTCGGCCTTGCGCATTTGAATTCACCTCGTGTCATGATAATCAACCGTTCCGTCATTTCAAGTTGGCGCGAGACGCCTACGCGAGACGCCTAAAAGTGATGTGCTGATCCACTGCGCGGTAGTCGAGCCTTGGCGCTAGTGCTTGCGGGCTTTTTTCCAGCCGATAAGTCCCTCTGCGGTCGGAGCCGACCTTGTTCGCGTGCCCGGATCACAGGTTCAATCGCTATCGCGCCCACCATCCCGCGCTTGCGGCGCGAGGAATTGGTCATCTACCCGCGAGCTTCGGATGGCTCGCGCCCTCAGCTCAATCATAACAGCATGAGAATTCCCGGCTGGCGGGCGTTAGTTGCCGGCGCCAAGGTCTCCTTGGCGTGAGTGAGGAGTGCGTGATGGAGTACGCGTTTCTTGGCGGGAGCGGCCTTACGGTGTCGCGGTTAGGTTTCGGCGGGGCCACGTTCGGTGGCACGGCGAAATACTACGCGCATATCGGGACCACTGGCGTCGAAGAAGCAACGCGCATTGTTGGGCGTTGCATCGACGCGGGCGTCACGCTGTTCGATACGTCGAACTCCTATTCGGACGGGGACTCCGAGCTGATCCTTGGCAAGGCGCTGGGCGCGCGGCGCAAGGACGTGGTGCTGGCGAGCAAAGTGTCGGTGCGCGTCGGCGGCGGTCCGAACGATGTGGGCCTCTCGCGGCACAACATCGTGCAGTCGTGCGAGGACAGCCTGAAGCGGCTCGGGACGACCTGGCTCGATCTCTATCAGATGCACGTGCCCGACACGCTGACGCCGATCGAGGAAACGCTGCGTGCGCTCGATGATCTCGTGCGCACGGGGAAGGTGCGCTATGTCGGCGTGTCTAACTATTCGGGTTGGCAGCTGATGAAGAGCTTGGCTGTGTCTGA from Terricaulis silvestris carries:
- a CDS encoding NUDIX domain-containing protein — its product is MITHRYCSQCGSGYPQSEEQPAHLRCVSCGAIRYDNPDVLTLAAVYAEDKLLLIQRGADPYKGKWALPGGYVERGESVEAAAARELREETGVNVDPYLFLAHGVISVTPINQVHVCLIAILDKIVEPIANEPEILAARWFSKDEYPLDNMWEPARNISAEAMFRPCVTRTISVIQQTDNAIRVIHTDVGLSHPWRNI